One genomic region from Flagellimonas oceani encodes:
- the lpxD gene encoding UDP-3-O-(3-hydroxymyristoyl)glucosamine N-acyltransferase has product MKFPKTYTLKEISEIIDADFVGDENFPVLGMNEIHVVEEGDIVFVDHPKYYDKALQSKATVVLINKEVECPEGKALLVSDDPFRDFNKLTKHFKPFESAASSIADSAQIGEGTVIQPNVFIGNYVKIGKNCVIHPNVTIYDGCILGDNVTIHAGTVLGADAFYYKNRPEGFDKLLSGGNVVVENNVDIGAGCTIDRGVTGSTTIKEGAKLDNQIQVGHDTVIGKKCLIASHVGIAGCCIIEDEVTLWGQVGITSGATIGKKAVILAQSGISKSLEGGKTYFGYPAEEAREKLKQIASIKRIPEILQKLKKI; this is encoded by the coding sequence ATGAAATTTCCTAAAACCTATACACTTAAGGAAATATCGGAGATCATTGATGCCGATTTCGTGGGGGATGAAAATTTTCCAGTTTTGGGCATGAATGAAATCCATGTGGTGGAAGAAGGCGACATTGTATTTGTGGACCATCCCAAATATTATGATAAGGCGCTACAATCCAAAGCTACCGTAGTGCTCATCAACAAAGAGGTCGAGTGTCCCGAGGGCAAAGCTTTGCTTGTTTCCGATGATCCTTTTCGGGATTTCAATAAACTGACAAAACATTTCAAACCTTTTGAAAGTGCGGCATCATCTATTGCTGATTCAGCTCAGATAGGGGAGGGAACAGTGATTCAACCCAACGTATTCATCGGCAATTATGTGAAAATCGGTAAAAACTGCGTGATTCATCCCAATGTGACCATTTATGACGGATGTATCCTTGGTGATAATGTGACCATCCACGCAGGAACCGTTTTGGGAGCAGATGCATTCTACTATAAAAACAGGCCCGAAGGCTTTGATAAATTGCTTTCTGGTGGAAACGTTGTAGTTGAAAACAATGTGGACATCGGTGCTGGATGCACCATTGACCGAGGCGTGACAGGTTCAACAACGATCAAAGAAGGGGCCAAATTGGACAATCAAATCCAAGTTGGTCATGATACCGTCATCGGTAAAAAATGTTTGATCGCATCCCACGTAGGGATTGCCGGTTGCTGCATCATTGAAGACGAGGTGACCCTTTGGGGACAAGTCGGAATCACAAGTGGGGCAACCATTGGCAAAAAAGCAGTGATTTTGGCACAATCAGGTATTTCCAAATCCCTTGAAGGAGGCAAAACCTATTTTGGCTACCCAGCTGAAGAAGCTAGGGAAAAACTGAAACAGATTGCATCCATCAAAAGGATTCCAGAAATCTTGCAAAAACTGAAAAAGATTTAG
- the sucD gene encoding succinate--CoA ligase subunit alpha, whose translation MSVLVNKDSNIIVQGFTGSEGTFHAEQMIEYGTNVVGGVTPGKGGQEHLGKPVFNTVAEAVKEVGADTTIIFVPPAFAADAIMEAADAGIKVIITITEGIPVADMVKANDYIKNMDCTLIGPNCPGVITPGEAKVGIMPGFVFKKGKVGIVSKSGTLTYEAADQVVRQGLGITTAIGIGGDPIIGTTTKQAVELLINDPETECVVMIGEIGGQLEAEAARWYKESGSKKPVVGFIAGETAPAGRTMGHAGAIVGGSDDTAQAKKKIMRDCGIHVVDSPAEIGVKVKEVVG comes from the coding sequence ATGAGCGTCTTAGTAAACAAGGATTCAAACATAATTGTACAAGGATTTACCGGTAGTGAAGGAACATTTCACGCCGAACAAATGATTGAATACGGAACCAACGTGGTTGGTGGCGTGACCCCCGGAAAAGGAGGTCAAGAACATTTGGGAAAACCAGTTTTCAATACAGTTGCAGAAGCTGTTAAAGAAGTTGGTGCCGACACCACGATTATTTTTGTTCCGCCCGCATTTGCTGCGGATGCCATTATGGAAGCTGCCGATGCAGGAATCAAGGTGATCATTACCATCACCGAAGGTATTCCGGTTGCGGATATGGTAAAAGCCAACGATTACATCAAGAATATGGACTGCACATTGATCGGTCCTAACTGCCCCGGTGTAATTACCCCAGGTGAAGCCAAAGTTGGTATTATGCCAGGATTTGTCTTCAAAAAAGGAAAAGTGGGCATCGTTTCCAAGTCGGGAACTTTGACTTACGAAGCTGCTGACCAAGTCGTTCGTCAAGGATTGGGCATCACAACGGCCATCGGTATTGGGGGTGATCCTATTATCGGAACCACTACAAAACAAGCCGTTGAGCTATTGATCAACGACCCAGAAACCGAATGCGTGGTAATGATCGGTGAAATCGGCGGTCAGTTGGAAGCCGAAGCCGCTAGATGGTACAAAGAAAGTGGAAGCAAAAAACCAGTTGTAGGTTTTATTGCTGGTGAAACTGCTCCTGCCGGACGTACGATGGGGCACGCAGGTGCCATTGTAGGTGGTAGCGACGATACAGCGCAAGCCAAGAAAAAGATTATGCGCGATTGCGGTATCCACGTGGTGGATTCACCCGCTGAGATTGGCGTAAAAGTGAAGGAAGTGGTTGGGTAA
- the fabG gene encoding 3-oxoacyl-[acyl-carrier-protein] reductase — MKLLEGKNVIITGASRGIGKGIAEVFAKHGANVAFTYSSSEAPALELEKELTEMGVKAKAYKSNAASFEESEALVAKVLEDFDGKIDVLINNAGITKDNLLMRMGEDDFDKVIEINLKSVFNMTKAVQRTMLKQRKGSIINMSSVVGVKGNAGQTNYAASKAGMIGFTKSVALELGSRNIRCNAIAPGFIETEMTEKLDEKTVQGWREGIPLKRGGSPEDVANACVFLASDLSDYVTGQVLNVDGGMLT, encoded by the coding sequence ATGAAACTTTTGGAAGGGAAAAACGTAATCATAACAGGAGCCAGTAGGGGAATTGGCAAAGGAATTGCCGAAGTATTTGCAAAACACGGTGCCAATGTGGCATTTACCTACAGTTCCAGCGAAGCACCTGCCTTGGAATTGGAAAAGGAATTGACCGAAATGGGCGTAAAGGCCAAAGCCTATAAAAGTAATGCCGCAAGTTTTGAAGAATCAGAAGCCCTTGTGGCCAAGGTTTTGGAAGATTTTGACGGCAAAATCGATGTGCTGATCAATAACGCAGGTATCACCAAGGACAACCTATTGATGCGAATGGGAGAAGATGATTTTGACAAAGTCATCGAAATCAACCTAAAATCCGTTTTCAATATGACCAAAGCAGTGCAACGTACGATGTTGAAGCAGCGCAAAGGCTCCATTATCAATATGAGCAGTGTGGTTGGTGTAAAAGGCAACGCCGGACAGACGAACTACGCAGCTTCCAAAGCAGGGATGATTGGTTTTACCAAGTCCGTGGCCTTGGAATTGGGATCTAGGAACATCCGTTGCAACGCCATTGCCCCAGGTTTCATTGAAACCGAAATGACCGAAAAACTGGACGAAAAAACGGTTCAAGGTTGGAGAGAAGGTATTCCATTGAAACGCGGCGGAAGCCCCGAAGACGTGGCCAATGCCTGCGTATTTTTGGCATCGGACCTATCCGACTACGTCACAGGACAGGTATTGAATGTTGATGGTGGAATGTTAACCTAA
- a CDS encoding VWA domain-containing protein has product MELSTVLLILLAVAAALTLVYFQYFYKNPKKGSLKIILAALRFVTLFCGLLLLINPKFISKDYFVEKANLILLVDNSTSMKDASSETEIAQAIAQIRQNDAISERFTIHQYGFGNTITATDTIRFDQGNTDISNALSTLNDVFVNGNNAIVLFSDGNQTLGRDFEYVTLNENTTVNPVVVGDTTQYEDVSIGLINVNKFAFLRNSFPIETSIRYQGSRPISSTVTISINGSRVHQEKINLDGTKNSQTLNTLVEAQSVGIKTIKIEVGKLENERNTANNVKETAIEVIDEKTNVAIVSDMLHPDIGALKKSIESNEQRSVTLLKPNISQSELQESDLTILYQPNRNFRSVYEFLENSGANYFTITGSKTDWNYLNRAQESFKVSGSRQPEDILPVLNNAFGLFGLGEFSVDGFPPLQGTLGDIQLNKDSEILMFQQLQGINLDKPLFAILTEANQKEAVLFGEDIWRWRAQVYRNDQSFQKFDDFIGNLMVYLGSDRQRNRLELDYELVFDNASMAKIRASYFDESYQFDPNASISIKIEGKDTDFSRVSPVLLKGSFYEVDLSDLQAGEYNFTVTVQDENLKRSGTFRILDFNPEKQLISANYKKMQRLAQKNGGQIYYLDGIETLQNDLATGEEFLPVQKSRDNIVSLIDFRILLGLIILSLAAEWFIRKYNGLI; this is encoded by the coding sequence ATGGAATTGAGCACGGTACTTCTTATTTTGTTAGCAGTTGCTGCCGCGCTTACCCTTGTCTATTTTCAATACTTCTATAAAAACCCTAAAAAGGGTTCACTTAAAATTATATTGGCCGCATTAAGGTTTGTTACCTTGTTTTGCGGCCTTTTGCTTTTGATAAACCCAAAGTTTATCAGCAAGGATTATTTTGTTGAAAAAGCAAACTTGATTTTGCTTGTGGACAATTCCACCTCGATGAAAGATGCTTCTTCCGAAACCGAGATTGCCCAAGCCATTGCACAAATCCGTCAGAATGATGCCATAAGTGAGCGTTTTACCATTCATCAATATGGGTTTGGAAACACCATTACTGCTACCGATACCATTCGATTTGATCAAGGAAATACCGATATTTCCAATGCACTTTCTACGTTGAATGATGTTTTTGTAAACGGAAACAATGCGATTGTCCTGTTTTCAGATGGGAATCAAACCCTGGGCAGGGATTTTGAGTATGTCACACTAAATGAAAATACTACGGTAAACCCAGTTGTGGTTGGCGATACCACACAATATGAAGATGTTTCCATTGGACTCATCAACGTCAACAAATTTGCCTTTTTACGGAACAGTTTTCCCATTGAGACCTCCATTCGGTATCAAGGTTCAAGACCTATCTCAAGCACGGTTACGATTTCCATCAACGGTAGCAGGGTGCATCAAGAAAAAATAAATCTAGATGGCACAAAGAACAGTCAAACCCTAAATACCTTGGTCGAGGCGCAAAGCGTGGGCATCAAAACCATCAAAATTGAGGTCGGCAAGCTGGAAAATGAACGAAATACAGCGAATAACGTCAAAGAAACGGCCATTGAAGTTATTGATGAAAAAACCAATGTGGCCATTGTCTCGGATATGCTGCATCCCGATATTGGGGCCTTAAAAAAGTCCATCGAATCGAACGAACAGCGCTCCGTTACCCTGCTAAAACCCAATATCAGTCAGTCAGAACTCCAAGAATCCGACCTTACAATACTGTATCAACCCAATCGAAATTTTCGGAGTGTTTATGAGTTTCTGGAAAATTCTGGTGCCAATTACTTCACCATCACAGGAAGCAAAACGGATTGGAACTACTTAAATAGGGCACAAGAGAGTTTTAAAGTTTCTGGAAGCAGACAACCAGAAGATATACTGCCTGTTTTAAACAACGCCTTTGGTTTATTCGGTCTTGGAGAATTTTCTGTGGATGGATTTCCGCCTTTGCAAGGAACACTGGGCGACATCCAACTGAATAAGGATAGTGAAATACTGATGTTCCAGCAGTTGCAGGGCATCAATTTGGACAAACCTTTGTTTGCCATTCTCACAGAGGCCAATCAAAAAGAGGCGGTGCTTTTTGGAGAAGATATATGGCGCTGGCGGGCACAGGTGTACCGAAACGACCAAAGTTTTCAAAAGTTTGATGATTTCATTGGAAATTTAATGGTGTATTTGGGCTCCGATAGACAGCGGAACCGATTGGAACTTGATTACGAGTTGGTTTTTGACAATGCCAGTATGGCCAAGATAAGAGCTTCTTATTTTGATGAAAGTTACCAGTTTGACCCGAATGCCAGTATTTCCATAAAAATAGAAGGCAAGGATACTGATTTTTCCAGAGTGTCCCCCGTACTTTTAAAAGGTTCGTTTTATGAAGTGGACCTAAGCGATTTGCAGGCTGGGGAATATAATTTTACCGTAACCGTTCAAGATGAAAACCTGAAAAGGTCTGGGACATTCCGGATTTTGGACTTCAATCCAGAAAAACAGTTGATTTCCGCCAATTACAAAAAAATGCAGCGATTGGCGCAGAAAAATGGAGGTCAAATCTACTACTTGGACGGTATTGAAACCCTTCAAAATGACTTGGCTACGGGCGAAGAATTTCTTCCTGTTCAAAAGAGCAGGGATAATATTGTATCTTTAATAGATTTCCGTATTTTGCTCGGACTCATCATTCTTTCGCTTGCAGCGGAATGGTTCATCAGAAAATATAATGGATTAATTTAA
- a CDS encoding prohibitin family protein, with protein sequence MDKLPKIALPALAGIIFLIIFASRSTVTIGSGEAGVLYKYFGGGVVTDEPPLGEGFHLVAPWNKVYIYEVRQQERLEKMNVLSSNGLDIKLEASVWFQPEYNELGKLHQEKSEQYIERVLLPAIRSAARSVVGRYTPEQLYSSKRDAIQQEIFEETEKIVADQYIQLNEVLVRDVTLPPTIKDAIERKLKQEQQSLEYEFRLVTAEKEAEKVRIEAQGKADANRILSASLTDKILQDKGIDATLKLSESPNAKIVVVGSGESGLPLILGNN encoded by the coding sequence ATGGATAAATTACCAAAAATTGCTTTGCCTGCTTTAGCAGGAATTATTTTTCTCATCATTTTTGCATCAAGGTCAACCGTGACCATTGGCTCCGGTGAAGCTGGAGTTTTGTATAAATATTTTGGTGGTGGTGTGGTTACGGACGAACCGCCATTGGGAGAAGGTTTTCATTTGGTGGCGCCTTGGAACAAGGTCTACATTTATGAAGTTCGCCAACAGGAACGCTTGGAAAAAATGAACGTACTCTCATCCAACGGATTGGACATTAAATTGGAAGCGTCCGTTTGGTTTCAACCCGAATATAATGAGCTTGGAAAATTGCATCAGGAGAAAAGCGAACAGTATATCGAGCGTGTGCTGCTTCCGGCCATCCGCTCAGCCGCGCGTAGTGTAGTGGGCAGGTATACCCCGGAGCAATTGTACTCAAGCAAACGAGATGCCATCCAACAAGAAATTTTTGAGGAAACGGAAAAAATTGTGGCAGACCAATACATTCAATTAAATGAGGTGCTGGTACGAGATGTTACGTTGCCGCCCACAATTAAGGATGCCATTGAGCGTAAATTAAAGCAAGAGCAACAGTCGTTGGAGTACGAATTTAGATTGGTGACCGCTGAAAAAGAAGCAGAAAAAGTCCGTATTGAAGCCCAAGGTAAGGCAGATGCGAACCGAATTTTGAGTGCATCTTTAACGGATAAAATATTGCAGGACAAAGGTATAGATGCAACCTTGAAACTATCGGAATCACCAAATGCCAAAATTGTGGTCGTAGGGTCTGGTGAAAGTGGGTTGCCATTAATTTTGGGAAATAACTAA
- the hisG gene encoding ATP phosphoribosyltransferase — translation MTKIRIAVQKSGRLNEDSLAILKDCGISIDNGKDQLKATSRNFPLEVFYLRNGDIPQYLRDGVVDIAIIGENVLIEKGKDISIAERLNFSKCRVSLAVPKNETYNSIKDFEGKKIATSYPNTVKEYLASKGVTADLHIINGSVEIAPNIGLAYGICDIVSSGSTLFKNNLKEVEVMLKSEAVLAVSPTISEERKELLKKIQFRIKSVLQARQNKYVLMNAPNDKLDKIISILPGMRSPTVLPLAEEGWSSVHTVINRETFWEVIDELKQAGAEGILVCPIEKMVL, via the coding sequence ATGACAAAAATTAGAATTGCTGTTCAAAAAAGTGGCCGATTAAATGAGGATTCGCTCGCCATTTTAAAAGATTGCGGTATTTCCATCGACAATGGAAAAGACCAATTAAAAGCGACTTCCCGTAATTTTCCTTTAGAGGTGTTTTACCTCCGGAATGGTGACATCCCTCAATATTTGCGGGATGGGGTAGTGGACATTGCCATAATCGGAGAAAATGTTTTGATTGAAAAAGGAAAGGACATCTCTATTGCAGAACGTTTGAATTTCTCCAAATGCCGTGTATCCTTGGCCGTTCCGAAAAACGAGACCTACAATTCCATCAAGGACTTTGAAGGTAAAAAGATTGCCACTTCCTATCCGAATACCGTCAAGGAATATTTGGCATCCAAAGGAGTGACGGCCGATTTGCACATTATCAATGGTTCTGTGGAAATTGCCCCCAACATTGGCTTAGCTTACGGAATCTGTGATATTGTCTCCAGTGGCAGTACGCTTTTCAAAAATAATTTGAAGGAAGTGGAAGTGATGTTGAAAAGCGAGGCGGTTCTTGCCGTATCGCCAACCATTTCAGAGGAACGTAAAGAGCTGTTGAAGAAAATCCAGTTCAGGATCAAATCCGTGCTTCAAGCGCGTCAGAACAAATATGTGTTGATGAACGCTCCGAACGATAAATTGGACAAAATTATTTCTATTTTACCAGGGATGCGTAGCCCTACGGTCTTGCCCTTGGCGGAAGAGGGCTGGAGCTCGGTGCACACCGTAATCAACCGGGAAACGTTTTGGGAAGTGATCGATGAGCTGAAACAAGCAGGTGCAGAAGGAATTTTGGTGTGTCCTATCGAAAAAATGGTATTGTAA
- the hisD gene encoding histidinol dehydrogenase, whose product MKKIVKPNKSDWDEILKRPTQTVSDIEAVVNSIFKEVKADGDTVIKKYTAQFDKVALDSLSVTETEIETANGNVSDALKQAINLAKSNIEKFHSAQKTTKVAIETMPGVDCWQEKRPIQKVGLYIPGGTAPLFSTILMLAIPAKLAGCKEIVLCTPPYTNGEINPAILYTAQLCGVTQIFKVGGIQAIAGMTFGTESIPKVYKIFGPGNQYVTVAKQLATKYGVAIDMPAGPSELLVVADDSANPAFVASDLLSQAEHGVDSQVILVSTSEKLIGAVEEEIENQIKELPRAEIARKSIGNSKLILVKNDEEALGLINEYGPEHYIVCVENESYYLENTMNAGSVFIGNYTPESAGDYASGTNHTLPTNGYAKQYSGVNLDSFMKSMTFQKISEKGIQGIGSAIELMAEAEGLQAHKNAVTLRLKSLK is encoded by the coding sequence ATGAAGAAAATAGTCAAACCAAATAAAAGTGATTGGGACGAAATTTTAAAGCGTCCCACGCAGACCGTTTCCGATATTGAAGCGGTGGTCAACAGCATTTTCAAAGAGGTGAAAGCTGATGGTGATACGGTCATCAAAAAATATACGGCCCAGTTTGATAAAGTTGCTTTGGATTCCCTTTCAGTGACCGAAACTGAAATAGAAACAGCAAATGGAAACGTTTCAGATGCTTTGAAACAAGCCATTAATTTGGCTAAATCCAATATTGAAAAATTCCATTCAGCCCAAAAAACAACCAAAGTTGCAATCGAAACAATGCCCGGGGTGGATTGTTGGCAGGAAAAACGCCCTATTCAAAAAGTAGGGTTGTATATTCCGGGAGGAACAGCCCCTTTGTTCTCGACCATTTTAATGTTGGCCATTCCAGCCAAATTGGCGGGATGCAAGGAAATAGTTCTTTGCACTCCACCATATACCAATGGTGAAATCAATCCAGCGATTTTATACACGGCCCAATTGTGTGGTGTAACGCAAATTTTTAAAGTTGGAGGCATTCAGGCCATTGCAGGAATGACCTTTGGCACGGAAAGCATTCCAAAAGTCTATAAAATATTTGGTCCGGGGAACCAGTATGTGACCGTGGCAAAGCAATTGGCAACCAAATATGGGGTGGCAATCGATATGCCAGCTGGTCCCAGTGAATTATTGGTGGTCGCAGATGATTCTGCTAATCCCGCCTTTGTAGCCTCTGATTTATTGAGTCAAGCCGAGCACGGGGTCGATAGTCAAGTGATTTTGGTGTCGACATCAGAAAAACTGATTGGTGCAGTTGAGGAAGAAATCGAAAATCAAATAAAGGAATTGCCAAGAGCAGAAATCGCTCGCAAATCGATTGGCAACAGTAAATTGATTTTGGTAAAAAACGACGAAGAGGCTTTGGGTCTCATCAACGAATATGGTCCCGAGCACTACATTGTTTGCGTAGAAAACGAGAGTTACTATTTGGAAAATACGATGAACGCAGGTTCTGTTTTTATTGGAAATTACACCCCCGAAAGTGCCGGAGATTATGCTTCTGGCACCAATCACACTTTGCCTACCAACGGTTACGCCAAACAATACAGCGGTGTAAATCTGGATAGTTTTATGAAGAGTATGACCTTTCAAAAAATATCGGAAAAAGGCATACAAGGTATCGGAAGTGCCATAGAATTGATGGCCGAAGCGGAAGGATTGCAAGCGCATAAAAATGCGGTGACCCTTAGATTAAAAAGTTTAAAATAA
- the hisC gene encoding histidinol-phosphate transaminase produces MEGFDLNKLVRESVRKLQPYSSARDEYVSDGSEMLFLDANENPFDNGVNRYPDPYQRSLKSLLAEQKGLSERQILLGNGSDEVLDLIFRAFCEPNQDNIISLPPTYGMYKVLAGINAVENREVLLTTDFEPNVDEIQNVVDANSKLLFICSPNNPTGNAFKKEGIQKLLESFSGLVVIDEAYIDFSKDESWLSALKTYPNLIVTQTLSKAYGLAGIRLGICYASEEIIGVLNKIKPPYNVNQLTQQQALQRVLNQDLVKQEVQQILDEREELIKALNGLEFVKELYPTDANFVLAKVDDANKRYQQLLEKQVVVRNRSTQPLCENTLRFTVGTPEENKKLIAILKELN; encoded by the coding sequence ATGGAAGGGTTTGATTTAAATAAATTGGTCAGAGAATCGGTTCGTAAGCTACAACCATATTCTTCCGCACGTGATGAATATGTTTCCGATGGTTCTGAGATGCTATTCTTGGATGCCAACGAAAACCCTTTTGACAATGGCGTAAATCGTTACCCAGACCCTTATCAGCGAAGCCTTAAATCACTCTTGGCCGAGCAAAAAGGTTTGTCGGAAAGGCAAATTCTGCTTGGAAACGGTAGCGACGAAGTCTTGGATTTGATTTTTAGGGCGTTCTGTGAGCCCAATCAGGATAATATCATCAGTCTGCCCCCCACGTACGGGATGTATAAAGTACTTGCGGGAATAAATGCCGTAGAGAACAGAGAAGTGTTGCTGACAACTGATTTCGAACCCAATGTAGATGAAATCCAGAATGTGGTTGATGCCAATTCCAAGTTACTTTTCATTTGTTCGCCCAATAATCCAACCGGTAATGCTTTCAAAAAAGAAGGGATTCAGAAACTATTGGAATCCTTCAGTGGATTGGTGGTCATCGACGAGGCTTACATCGATTTTTCAAAAGATGAAAGTTGGTTATCTGCACTTAAAACCTATCCGAATCTGATTGTGACCCAGACCTTGTCAAAAGCCTACGGGCTGGCGGGCATCCGACTGGGGATATGCTATGCATCGGAAGAGATTATTGGTGTGTTGAACAAAATCAAACCGCCTTACAACGTCAACCAATTGACGCAGCAACAGGCCTTGCAACGTGTTTTGAACCAAGATTTGGTCAAGCAAGAGGTTCAGCAGATATTGGATGAAAGGGAAGAATTGATTAAAGCATTGAACGGTTTGGAATTTGTAAAGGAATTATATCCAACCGACGCCAATTTTGTATTGGCCAAAGTGGATGATGCCAACAAACGTTACCAACAATTGTTGGAAAAACAGGTTGTGGTACGCAACCGAAGTACCCAACCGCTCTGCGAAAACACACTGCGCTTTACGGTAGGCACACCAGAAGAGAACAAAAAACTGATTGCTATTTTAAAAGAATTGAACTGA
- the hisB gene encoding bifunctional histidinol-phosphatase/imidazoleglycerol-phosphate dehydratase HisB — protein sequence MGRKVLFIDRDGTIIKETVDEQIDAFEKMIFYPKAFTYLGKIAKELDYELVMITNQDGLGTDIFPEHTFWPVHNFIVKAFENEGVVFDNVFIDRTFPKDNADTRKPGTGMLTSYFSEEYDLENSFVIGDRLTDVELAKNLGAKGIFINDETHLGTGEITVKREELDNYIALETNDWEKIYEFLKLENRVAEISRKTNETDIYIKINLDGTGKSDINTGLAFFDHMLDQLARHGQMDLEIKVDGDLEVDEHHTIEDTAIALGELFSKALGNKLGIERYGFALPMDDCLAQVAIDFGGRNWLVWDTEFKREKVGDMPTEMFMHFFKSFTDGAKANLNIKAEGTNEHHKIEAIFKAFAKSIKMAVKRDAEKMVLPSTKGML from the coding sequence ATGGGCAGAAAAGTACTATTCATTGATCGTGATGGAACCATTATCAAGGAAACTGTTGATGAGCAGATAGATGCCTTCGAAAAAATGATTTTTTATCCCAAAGCGTTTACCTATTTGGGTAAAATTGCCAAGGAACTGGATTACGAATTGGTAATGATCACCAATCAAGATGGGCTGGGTACCGATATTTTCCCTGAACACACCTTTTGGCCGGTGCACAATTTTATCGTCAAAGCCTTTGAAAATGAAGGGGTCGTATTTGATAATGTATTTATTGACAGAACTTTCCCAAAGGACAATGCGGACACCCGTAAACCTGGAACGGGAATGTTGACCTCCTATTTTTCCGAGGAGTACGATTTGGAGAATTCATTTGTCATCGGTGATCGTTTGACCGATGTGGAGTTGGCCAAAAACTTGGGCGCCAAAGGAATTTTTATTAATGATGAAACCCATTTGGGCACTGGAGAAATCACGGTGAAGCGCGAAGAACTGGATAACTACATCGCTTTGGAAACCAATGATTGGGAAAAAATATACGAGTTTTTAAAATTGGAAAACCGGGTGGCGGAAATATCCCGAAAAACCAATGAAACTGACATATACATCAAAATCAACTTGGATGGAACTGGAAAAAGTGACATCAATACCGGTTTGGCATTTTTTGACCATATGTTGGACCAATTGGCGCGTCACGGACAAATGGATTTGGAAATAAAAGTGGATGGTGATTTGGAAGTGGACGAACATCACACTATTGAAGACACCGCCATAGCGCTGGGCGAATTGTTTTCCAAAGCCTTGGGCAACAAACTGGGCATTGAACGCTATGGTTTTGCCTTGCCAATGGATGACTGCCTTGCCCAAGTAGCCATTGATTTTGGTGGACGCAATTGGCTGGTTTGGGACACTGAATTCAAGCGGGAAAAAGTGGGGGATATGCCCACCGAAATGTTTATGCACTTTTTCAAATCGTTCACCGATGGAGCCAAGGCCAATTTGAACATTAAAGCAGAAGGCACCAACGAACACCATAAAATCGAGGCTATTTTCAAAGCTTTTGCCAAGTCCATAAAAATGGCGGTAAAGCGCGATGCGGAGAAAATGGTTTTACCTTCAACTAAAGGAATGCTGTAG